From the Psychrobacillus sp. FSL K6-4046 genome, one window contains:
- a CDS encoding integrase: MTDVKTQNNIEEIIHSTVHSVNMTMEVYKDNSGINMSYNFIGNYIGVDLHRLFIAIEEMPCSLTMELYVKILTMHELGHAMDRVALMNTLERTKEIFHMKRNHSIKEIYNNLEMLSVILEEHEMNLVFEETAWTNAETLNETYKIVDPVHLEFVKKHSLSTYINSYEADLSIYNSLMEENNEQIA; the protein is encoded by the coding sequence ATGACAGATGTTAAAACACAAAATAATATAGAAGAAATAATCCATTCAACAGTGCACTCGGTTAACATGACCATGGAGGTTTATAAAGACAATTCAGGGATTAATATGAGCTACAACTTTATAGGCAATTATATCGGAGTAGATTTGCACAGATTATTTATAGCCATAGAAGAGATGCCTTGCTCTTTAACAATGGAGTTATATGTTAAAATACTAACAATGCATGAGCTAGGTCATGCCATGGATCGTGTTGCATTAATGAATACTCTGGAGCGAACAAAAGAAATTTTTCATATGAAACGAAATCATTCGATAAAAGAAATTTACAATAATTTAGAAATGTTATCTGTGATTTTAGAAGAACATGAAATGAATCTTGTCTTTGAGGAAACAGCCTGGACTAATGCGGAGACACTTAACGAAACATATAAAATAGTAGATCCTGTTCATTTAGAATTTGTTAAAAAACATAGCTTGTCTACCTATATAAATTCATACGAGGCTGATCTTTCTATTTATAACAGTCTTATGGAAGAAAACAATGAACAAATCGCGTAA
- a CDS encoding KGG domain-containing protein: protein MATNNRGNNNGKMSVEEAGRKGGEATSNNHGQEFYEEIGRKGGEATSDNHNKDFYKEIGRKGGETRQQGNN from the coding sequence ATGGCTACAAACAATCGAGGAAACAATAATGGTAAAATGTCTGTAGAAGAAGCAGGACGTAAAGGCGGAGAAGCTACCTCCAATAATCACGGACAAGAATTCTACGAGGAAATCGGACGCAAAGGCGGAGAAGCCACATCCGATAACCATAACAAAGACTTTTATAAGGAAATTGGACGTAAGGGCGGGGAAACTCGTCAACAAGGTAATAACTAA
- a CDS encoding DUF3196 family protein: protein MKKKKHKLQTNENVIVFPGMVDTLISDGLAYAEANNYVKAAACFDEAKKYVVLDDVILSVYVLTLLETRRAKEAKQICEGLLEEKSPVFEQIVELYLTILLDLKEYYELNQVINRILTEYNFSDERKTNFNQLKDLSNRLANEQPLIDNNEETALIPIEKEQLELKTFKQLSFVEQEQILQQAFYRDIHSAIPEIKAIVEYPDVSPTVQTLALLLLGSAGITDTITISKFGLTQQVNPSSPPPQTGVDRMEEINQHVQEYLQKDPSKQMLTTELLHRHAYALFPFDWQGYKNEEVAMAYIDFIKIMFGEENVHLNSLLEFIETIENSIEKP from the coding sequence TTGAAGAAGAAAAAACATAAACTTCAAACAAATGAAAATGTAATTGTGTTTCCGGGAATGGTGGACACATTAATAAGTGATGGGCTTGCCTATGCGGAGGCTAATAATTATGTCAAAGCAGCAGCTTGCTTTGACGAAGCGAAGAAATATGTGGTACTCGATGATGTGATTCTAAGTGTTTATGTGCTTACCTTATTAGAAACTAGGAGGGCCAAAGAGGCAAAGCAAATATGTGAGGGCCTACTTGAAGAGAAATCTCCGGTTTTTGAACAGATAGTAGAGCTTTACTTGACTATATTATTAGATTTAAAGGAGTATTACGAGTTAAATCAAGTAATTAACCGAATTTTAACTGAATATAATTTTTCAGATGAAAGAAAGACCAATTTTAATCAGCTAAAAGATTTAAGTAATCGCCTTGCTAATGAGCAACCGCTTATAGATAATAATGAGGAAACTGCTCTTATACCTATTGAGAAGGAGCAACTTGAGTTAAAAACGTTTAAACAACTAAGCTTTGTTGAACAGGAGCAAATTCTACAGCAAGCTTTTTATAGAGACATCCATTCAGCTATTCCTGAAATTAAGGCAATTGTAGAATATCCTGACGTTTCTCCGACCGTTCAAACACTAGCACTTTTACTATTGGGTAGTGCTGGAATTACAGATACGATCACAATCAGTAAGTTTGGTTTGACTCAGCAGGTAAATCCTTCTTCTCCTCCTCCTCAAACAGGTGTAGATCGAATGGAAGAAATAAATCAGCATGTACAAGAATATCTTCAAAAAGACCCATCTAAGCAAATGCTTACGACGGAGCTTTTACACCGCCATGCCTATGCTCTTTTTCCTTTTGACTGGCAAGGGTACAAAAATGAAGAGGTTGCAATGGCGTACATTGATTTTATTAAAATTATGTTTGGGGAAGAAAACGTGCATTTAAATTCCTTGTTGGAATTTATTGAGACAATAGAAAATTCGATAGAAAAGCCTTAA
- a CDS encoding KGG domain-containing protein, with amino-acid sequence MANNNQNNRGRNNNGNMSFEEAGRKGGEATSNNHGQEFYEEIGRKGGEANSDNHDKDFYKEIGKKGGESRGNSNNN; translated from the coding sequence ATGGCTAACAACAACCAAAACAATCGCGGAAGAAATAACAATGGAAACATGTCGTTTGAAGAAGCAGGACGTAAAGGCGGGGAAGCTACCTCCAATAATCACGGACAAGAATTCTACGAGGAGATCGGACGTAAAGGCGGAGAAGCCAATTCCGACAACCATGACAAAGACTTTTACAAAGAAATTGGTAAAAAAGGCGGAGAGTCGCGAGGCAACTCCAACAACAATTAA